GGAGCGGCCCTTGGCTGCGCTGGGGCtccgcggggcgggaggggatCGGGGCAGCCTCcgcccttgccccccccccccccccccccccgccatatTTTTTGTGGGAATGGGGAGATAACGGGACGAAGAGCAGCagtttttcctcccctctgcccGTGCTCCCCCCCAGCGCTCCGCGGCGGCGGGGTttgcgcggggcggcgggcgcttCTGGGGCAGCCTTGGGGCGGGGGCTGTACAACGGCTGCGTTCGGTGAGCCACTTGTCCAGTGCGGTGGTGTAAGCAAATGAAAGTAAAAGTTCGCTTTTGGGTTTCTGTTTGGATGTTTTGGTTGTTTGGCTTTTGCTTGTttagttgggctttttttggttttgtttttttttttaccatagaGCTAGATAAAAGAACACTGCAAAGATGTGGGGTGTTTATCTGTCTGGCTGTGGAAGCAGATGGTATTATTTTGCAATTCCTGTAGAAAAACTGTGCTGGAAACGCCCGAGTTCTGGCGCAGGCTGCTCCGTGTAGCTGGGTCTGGCCGGTGCTTGCAGCAGTGACACTGGGCTGCGGCCCTGGTCGCTGGGGGCAGCTGCACCCCTGCCTGCGTCTCAAATTAAACTTGAGGAGCCAAGCTAGAAACAGCTAAACCCAAAAGGCCCGCCGCAAGCaagcaaagagaagcaggaaTCTGAGCTGGGTGAGCAGGAAGGTTTTGCAGGATCGAGCGGTACTGCCACTAGCCTTTGGGGAGGTTTTTGCCCCTGACCCAGCCCTCACACCTTTCACCGCACTCCAAGGGCCTCCTACGGAGCATCTCGCCAAAATGAGTCACGGCTCTGGCTGTGTAGTGTCAGCCCCGAAgctctgcctgctctgtgctTCACTGCTGCCCTCGCTAGCTGGGACGTCACCTTCAGTTAACAAAACCCCCGGTGTTCTGCCCGTCCGTTCAGGGCCGCTCAGCCCAGCTGGGACCCGGGCGCGTTTGTCCCTGGGCACAGCGTGCAGGTAGCTCGCTTGTTCTCGGCAGCGCAGGCTGGTGAAGGGAGCGGTGCTTCACACTCCTTGAAGGTAAGCGTGCGTCTAAGCCTTTCGCAGGATCGACACTTTCTTGTGGCACGGTTTGTGCCGTGAAGACGGGCAGCTTGCTGAAAGGTGTCTAAATCTCCCCAAGGAGTTACTGTGAATGTCCTCTGTGTGGGATCAGGGTAGAAGAGTGGGGGGAAAGCTGCATGACTGAGCAATAGCTGGGGTGTGCTGGGTCTGCGAGACTGAAGGACTTTAACTTGCAATCCTGCCAGCACTTTCAATTTCAAGTTAGAAGGCAAGGAATTTTTTCAAATAATGTCTTTAAAGTTAATGTGATAGGGAAAGTTGGGATATGcaatttatgtggaaaaaagtTATGCTTTGTCAATGTGActgatttattttgaagaagaTGATGCACTGAATTAAATTCTTGCTGTTTCTGTACCCAGATGCAACCACATCAATCCAGTCTTTACTCTCTGAGTCACATTAAGTTATCTTAGGTTTCTGAAGAGTGTTTCCTGGAGTCCTTActgactgttttatttttcagctataACCATGGAGAACCTGCATAATGCCAACAGCAGATTTGCACTTGATCTGCTCAGAAGGTTTAATGAGACCAATCCAACAGGgaatgttttcttctctcctgtcagtgtctctgctgctctggcCATGGTCCTTTTAGGGGCCAAAGGTAATACAGAGGCACAGGTGCTGAAGgttagtaaaaaaataaaattatcttttgctttgtattttatttacattaaaaattgcTGTGGTTTAGAGGAGGGAAAATGAAAGGCGTGTATTATTTTTATGTGCTCAGAAGACTTCTGTCATGCACACTGGCTCTTCCTTGGGCTCCTTTCTGCAGTTACCTTCTGCCTGTTCTGCTCCAGAGTCCTCCTTCCATATTTGCTGTGGCCcttatttctcatttaatttcaCTTGTTAATTCTTGAAGTAGGAAACTGATTTCATTACTTAATAAGTCTCCATTTAAATTGACTGGAGTTTCCAGCAGCAAGGCCTTATTAGTTTTCATGAGACATTTCGACAAAGAAATATTGTTTTGTAATACAAGCTCACCAGTGGTATGCTTACTGCTAATAATACTGTGTATTTTGTAAGAAACACAATAGTCCTTTGTAGTTTTATATTTAAAGTGTAACAACTATGATGATGCTACCGAAGTATCGGTATCTTAGTAACAGCTAGGCACTCGGATATCTCGGAGGAGCTGAGCTCACATATTTATTCTTACCGTAGCCTTCGGTTAGGTAGGATAGTTTAAGAAACGTCATTATAAATTGCAGAAATGGTGTACGTAGGAGTGTGCCAGTTTCCCCTGAAGCCTCCTGCATGAAAGGGACTCAGTtactatttttcccctttgttagGCCAACGCCTGCTAGTGCAAAAGGGCGTATGAGACTCCTCATTGCAGTCATCATCATGTGTTTGCCTATGAATAATTTCACCTTTGTATTCTGGACTTTAGGAGGAACTGTTTTATACTGTTGAGTGGTGCTGTGCTTACTGAATCAGACAATAACATTATTTTCTCACTACTTGTACAAACAGACTTTGAACATATATTTCATGTAATCAAACTGACAGCCCCACCTAGGATAAACTTACTGACAGCAAGAATCATGCAAAAGGAACTTGGGGGAATAAAAAAGTGTGTTTCCACACAGTCACCTTCAGTAACGCATGTTCCCATACCATAATGCTTTATTTGTCAAAACATAGCTAATTAAGGATGCAGTGATTGGTAACTGTCAAGGGCTGTTTGTGAGCATATAGAAATCTCTTTCTGTGATCATAATCTTGTTGCAAGTTGCCTCCGTGATGTTTTTGCTCAGCTATTTGTATGTACAACACAACTTCCGTTAATGTGGGCAGCAAGGTCTGAACAAAACACCAGTGAGAAAAAATGAGGGCTTTCCTTTGAATCCAGTGGGTGTTTCACAGCAGTCTTCCCTACTGAGAAATAAATGGTTTAAGTTTGAATGTTTGAATCCCTGCTTTGGTTTAGCCTTCCTGTCAATGAGGTCTGGCAACTTCTGCTGTGTCATATCTGTAAGCTTTGGCCAGCCAGCTTGCCTCTAGGTAAGGAGGTACTGGTAAAGAGAAACTGCAGTaatgcatttgatttttaagatgatgcagttttttatatatataagcaATTATATATTCATAAAACCATAAAAGATAATTGTTCTACGTTTTCTCACCTCACCCATGCTAGTTTTGATTTTatgttctgaaaagcaaaaccCCAGGTTCCCTTGGGCCAAAGGGGGAAGCAAGAAAGCTAAAATGTCTCTATGGCATCATCTCTTTTTTCAATTCCCCACCTGGGAATGAGTCCTCGTGCCCAGAGGTCCATGGAGGGGAGATGTGCAGACCTCACGTAGACAGGACTCGGGGTTATgatcaacagcttcagtggtgaCTATGTATAAAGGAGGAGCTTAATACAAGTGGCTGACACAGGCAGCGTAGCACCAACAGACAGTTTCATTCATTCTTTGAGGTTTACAGAGGTCTCTAAGCAGCTTCTggcctcttctctttcttcaacCTGCCTACCTGCTGGATCGGACCCACCCTATAGATATACTGTATGTTCTTTTAAGGCAGTATTAGCAGCAGCTAGTTCACTTCTTTCGTTTCAGACACTTCATTTTGACGAAGTTGAAGATACTCATTCAAGATTTCAGGCTCTGACTATGGATATAAACAGAAGCAATGCTCCCTATCTCTTACGGCTCGCCAATCGGCTTTTTGGAGAGAAGTCTTACAGCTTTTTGCCGGTATGCAGGTGCAGATCATGATGGTGTGCTGGAATCTGGTGGGAAAATGCAGCTATTTGAGTATTTAtgacacagaaatatttctagGCATGTTTCTAAATGTGACTGGGCAGTTGACAAAAGTGTTGCGTACATGCACATGCATTTCTGTATCTGTAGGCATCTGTGCATCTCACCTAAAGGATGGTACTCAGCAAATCCTTTTCATTACTTGTTCAGTTCTGCTACTCTTGCGCTCAAGAGAAAAATCGTTTGTCTAGGTTCTTAGTTTACAGTAGCTATCATAACATCCCACTCTGTTGCAACCAGCTTTTTAGGATGCAACCAGCTCTGTGTCTGTTGCAATCAACTTTTTAGGATGCAACTAGCTCTGTGTCTGTTGCAATCAGCTTTTCAGGATTTTCATTGGTCTAGTACCacattacttaaatatttttgaaaacactCTATTTATTTGGGAGGGGATGCTCAACATGTCTAAACAACATACCTCTTCACCAGTGAATTATACCTTTGTGGGTACCCAGGTTGCTATTTTTATCCCTCTTCAGCTCTTTTGGAGAGTTTTGTTTTATCCTAGCTGTGCTTGAGCCTGTTTCAGGAGAATGACATGTAAATATTGCAACACCTGCAGTAAGCACCCCATCACCTGTTTACGTGGCACATATAAAATGAAGCTTACTCTGAGAgcggaaaaaaaaaccacaaaccaacccCAGAAACCCCCTCAGGCACTGTTAGAGCCCCACCTCAAAGTGGGTGATAAGCTGTTTGACATGCACCTTATCAACATCATAAAGAGATGTTTTCTTTATCTGCATGCAATGAAAGTTATGCTTATCGTTCCAAAATCTAGGATTTCCTGACTAATACTCAGAAATTATATGGAGCTGATTTGGCTACAGTTGATTTTCTTCAGGCTTATGATGAAGCCAGGAGAGGAATTAACCAGTGGGTAGAGGAGAAAACTGAAGGTAAACTACTTTGGTTAATAAAGTAACTGGCAGTGTTTCATACTTTGGAAGCAGGAATAGGCTTTATTTTCTGCCACCTTTAGAACAGTTTAATTTTGCCCTGCAATATGCAATTGATGCATTGACAGAACCAGAAAATGCCTAAGCAAGACACTTAAACAGTTCCATAACTTCAGAGACACCTCCATTTTTTGTGTTCAGGCCAATGAGTGCAGGAGAGATGCCTAAATGTAGATTTATACTCATGAGTTGAGAGAATTTGTTTTAGACCATCCCGGTCCAGATTGTATATATATTTCCAGATCCAGTAATCCAAAATGTGGGTGTTTTCTAGTTCTTGTATGATGAGTCATACATGACAgtttaaactaaaaatacaacattttcaTCAAGTTACTGTATATCAAAAGTTATAGTAGTGTGTACTATTAGAAAGTATGGTAAAGTACTGAAACACACTGTATTATAGGAATGGACCAGAGTTTTATATGTGTAGTATTTCTATGGCATCAGTTTCTTCATGTATGTTTTATGTGCCATCAACTTATGACAAGATTttgttgtgacttttttttcctgccccctCTGAAGGTAAAATCCCTAATCTGCTGCCTGAAGGATCAGTTGATAACATGACCAGGCTTGTACTGGTGAATGCTATTTATTTCAAAGGGAACTGGGCAGAGAAATTTAAAGAAGCCAACACCACCGACGTGCCGTTTCGGTTAAATAAGGTGATACAGATATGTCTTGGTAGTATATATCTAATGAAAAGGTCAAGTAATATAAGTGCTAAAGTGAAGCTTTGCTTACAGATAAAATAGTAAACAAATATAAAGTCTTGCATGAATGTTTTCAGTTCACCCGAAGGGCTTTCTATCAATTTTAGTATTTTAGTATTCAGCATCAGAGACAATTCTCACATATAGATTAGGACCCCCCCGCCACCTATGCCTAGCAGAGTTTCTGTCTGCTGGAAGTTTCAGCTGCTGTGAACTGTGCCTGTTTGCTAGGTAAACAGTATTAAAAAGATTTCATATTTTGGTTAAGCCCCATTTTCTCATTCTATATTCTGCTTATGTTAAGAGCTTTACAAGATATTGTATAATCTGCTTTATCCTAAACAGAATTGATCTTTGTTGACTTTTAACGTTGTCATTTTTGGGGCTAGAACAATATAAAGGTACAGCAACTCAAATAAattgtttcagtttctgtgtGGACTGTGATATAGAAGCCAAAGGAGAACCAAATATAATACAAACCCATTATGTCTACAGAAGAAACTGTTATTAAACAGGCAGTCAGGAGTCTGACGAAAGCAGTCTCATAATCATCTGATATAATGGAGGAAGAGTTTTCAAGAATGCAATTTTTAACTTACTTGTTTCCTATCAGTtctttaaattagtattttctgaACTGTTATTTTTGGTACCTTTTATCCTCCAGAATGAAAGAAGGACAGTGAAAATGATgtatcagaaaaacaaatttcctTTTGGGTACATCCCTGAAGTAAAGATCCGTGTTTTAGAGCTGCCTTATGATGGAAGAGAACTTAGTATGATCATCCTGTTACCTGATGACATTGAAGATGACTCCACTGGACTGCAGAAGGTGACTCATCTAAGCTAATGCAGTTATTTAATGGATAAGTTCAGCCATTCAAAATTAAAGCCTTAATGAACCCATGTCCTCAGAGCCCCGTATCTATCAAGCGTATTTTTAGACAATGCTCTActagcactgcaataaagaatacaTGGACATGCTGCATCAGGAAGAGAAGTTGTATTCTGGTGTTGTAGCTTGTGTGCACGTGTCCTTTCGCTTGCTGAACTGAACAGTGAGGGAGACTGCAAAAACAAAGTTAACTGAGAATTAACTtgtcttgcttatttttttaatgacagaagtTTTCTTTCATTACCTTTGAAAGTCTTTATTTACTTAGTCTTAAAGTAGTGAGACTGTTTTCCATTAAAGGGACAGGAACACATCAGTTTCTTCGAGCTCTCTGATGACTATTCTTCTTACTTGTTTTTAATTATGTAATTCTGCTTAGTTACATTAAACAGTAGGAATGACTGGGTTTCCTTGCTATCAGTGCATGCTTCTCCCTTCTGTACAGTGCAGCAAGAAGCAAATGCCTGCATTACTTTGTGAAGTAAGAAATGCACTGACTCCACTTAATAGCATTTGTTTGCTCTATATGAAGCTATCAAAGATATGGGTATGGTAATTTTTGTATAGTTGCTTTATAGTTGTTTAGCTCTATAAAGCCTTGTAAATGTTactagaaatgaaatatttctacacTGGTGATATGTAATGATTGCTGTCTTTTTAATTCTAGTTGGAAAAGCAGCTTACCTTAGAGAAGCTCCGGGAATGGACACGTCCAGAGCATCTATATTCTGCTGATGTTCGTGTGCGTTTGCCAAAGTTTAAGCTAGAAGAAAGCTATGACCTTAAATCAGATTTAGCTGCTATGGGCTTGTTGGATGTATTTGACAGTGGCAAGGCTGACTTATCGGGAATGTCAGGGGCACGTGACCTCTTTCTCTCTAAAATTGTCCATAAGGCTTTTGTAGAAGTGAATGAGGAAGGCACGGAAGCTGCAGCTGCCACTGCTGGCATTGCTATGCTCTGCATGGCTATAGAAGAGGATTTCAATGCTGAccatcctttccttttctttattcgCCACAACCCAACGCAAAGCATACTTTTCCTTGGCAGATATACTTCTCCATAAAAGAGAATTTAGCATTTGCAGACCACTTCCTGCTGCAGTCAGTGAAAGCTTTGCTCCTGAATGAGTTGGATTCTTGTGTAGAAAGTCAGTGCTTCTGTCTTGAGTTCCTAGTAACTTTGACTCAGATTCTGCCTTTCCCATTAAAATAATCCCAGAGAAACTGaggagtaatttatttttctttctcaagatTGACATTATGTTTAATAACTAGGAAAATCTTAACTGTAGGCAGAAGAAATCTTTTGAAATTGGACTAGAAATAGAAATACTCTTGGAAGAAACTTGTGTCTTAAAGCACAGGATCACCCTGTATGCATCCTCACATGGGCTTCTCTATGTTGACAGCCCCCTGTTGTAATAACATAATAAACCAGTCATTCCTTATGCATGTATTCTAGGATGTTCTTGCAAAGCTATTCCTCCCTTAAAGTCTTGCTTTTCAATGATACCTTAATAAAATACTTCTAGGCACCAAAAGGCATGCTTCTGAACAGCTGAGTTTACCCAGTTCTGTCGTGAAATAGAAGGTCAGATAACATTTGTTTAGAGACCTCTATTAATAGAGAAAGGATTAAGCTATTTAAACAAAAGTAACTCCTTCCAGTCTTTAGTCAGAAAACTTGCAATACAGCTTTTGAacaaggagaagaagaaataatgagtAACAACTTTAGGTGACATGTCtacagaagattttttaaatttataatctgGTGCCATTTTAGTTACTGAAAATGTGTCAGGGTTTAGAGGTTTTAGGTGCTTGAAGCTAATGGGTGCCTTTCTGCAAATTCAGAAGCCTTCAATATGACATTAGATTCTGGACAGAACCTATGTTATCCCCCAGAAATACTTCAGTTTCCCCGAGGATGACTGTATAATCTGCAGTAAAAATCTGATGTGTCTCTTTATGTACAAGGATTCAGCATTTACTGAGCTGACTTTCACTACCTCTTCAAATATAAACCTTTTATACTGTACAGCAGCCTTATGCCTGGAAGCCACTGCAATTACATACTGTTAGtgttctgtgtttatttctgGAGGTGATTTGCTTGTATCATGTGCATCTTGGGTACTGTAATGTTCACCTGTACAACCTTAGTTCTCAGTAGGGCACAACAAATTCTGTAATTGCAAACTGTATATTAATTTTGTCTTCAAGCAacaaataaaagttttttcttaaacttgtgttcaaaatgaaaatttctgcACACAATTTCACGTATCACAGTACAAAAATACCTGTCTACCTGAAGACTAGCTCCAAAGAAAACCACTGGTGCAGCAGATGTAATCAGCTGTATGAAGTCCTTGGCCTGTTCAGGTAGgtgaaaatactggaaaacaaatTACTCAGTAGAAGAGCTGATTGCATGAACCACCAGTTTCCCCTGTAAGTGTAATGAGCCTAGCTGCAAGCACCTACAGAGAACAGGGAGAGAGTAACAGTACAAGCACTTGGTCTGCATATTAGTAAACGTGTTTCCCTGTGCTAGCAATACTTCAGTTGCAAAGGCTCTGGTAAATTTGTAAAGGAGAGCATGTATTGCAGAGTGCAGATGTGAACGTAACCCTTTCCTTGATGAATGCTCTGAAAACCCCGTGctttgcaaatgagaaaaatagGAGCAGGAAACCCATATAAAAATTTGGAACGGTGTAACATTGCGTTAGTTCTGGGTTTCTGGGCCTTCAGCCCTTTAGCAAATAAAGCTGCTGCTGTCATGGACGGGTTTTGACTACGGCTCAAGAACTCCATTGTAATTACATCCTTATCTTTTATATACTTAACCTCAGTCAATGCATGCAAGATATATGATGTCTGAAGGCTTTTAGGGCTGTAATTACCAGGAGATCATAAGAAAGATAAAGCCTTGCATAATAGTACAAATCAGCATAGCTTTATGAGGACGCTCATGTATTTATTACTTTAGTCTCAGTATTCAGTAACCAAACTATTATAATGAGACAAATTTGACTTTCTACAGACAGGATGCGCAAAATAAAAACTCAGCAGTAGGAGTCTCAATAAAGTCAGCTTCACAttcaaccatttaaaaaaaagcagcaagcttACTGGCAAATATTCCCCTCCAATAATGCATATCCGACAATAAGATGATAGTGAGTGTTGTTCCTTaatactcctttttttcctgtgctcctGTCAGAACAAGTGACTGACAAGGGTTGACTCCAACAGGGAAAACTGGGATGCCACCGGTATTcacatttctaaaaaataaaatgctgcttcaACTAGGTCATGTGAAGGACTTCATTTTTATAACTACTGAGTGAACACAGGTCTTTCTGAGTTCAAAGCATGATAATTTTCAGTATGAGATGCTttaactgaggaaaaagaaagaaaatgtaattttaatgagTTAAAGATATAACATACAAGATGAGAGAATGCTACATCAGAAGTCTCAATATAAAATCAGGAGCCTAGCCTTAGTCTTAGCTAAGTAGCAGTCATAAATCCACACCTACAAGATacaaaaaatactttccaaaCATAAAATCAGTTGTTTGTATTAACCCAGGGGACTGCAACATTAAAAAGTCAGACTGACCCCAGTTAAATTTCCTAGGAGGAGACCATTAAGTTCTTGAGCATGAGCTTCCCTATTCAAAACCAATTTGCAACGAGCTGCTGGTTTGAGAAGACAACCTTCCAGTGGAAGAGAGGATTACAACAGATGGAGTTTACTCTCCATTTTGGCCCCTCCTAAGCAGACCAAGCTTTATAACAATCCAAAACTCAGAGCAGTATTTGCTCACTGTGATGTGATGAGTAAGCCAGACTTTGTACAACTGCTTACATAGTCTCTTTAAAATAGCCCTTTGATTTCagtaacttaaaaagaaaaaacaccacccAGCACCACCATTTGGTTGCTTTCTATCTACCTGACTCATACAGTTTAAGTTGCTCTTCCTAGAAAGTAAATACCATAGTGTGGATAAGGACAGTTATCTCTGGTTTTTAAGTCACCTTATCCTAGAGATAAATTTACATAGATGAGTTAAGTCACAGCATGTTTAGTAGTACTTTcactgttaaatgtttttatgtatttatatatgacCAAAATCCTGGTAAATTACATAAACCTGATCACATTCCCAGATGTTTAGAGACAGATACTTGGCTTGATTTTTTAATATGGTTTCATTAGACAGGAATACGACCAGTGCAATTCACTTGAACCTATTGAGATAAAAGATGCAACTGAATTCAGAAACTGGCTTTtggctgtgggttttttcttttcttttttttttttttttttttttactgtagtgaACATGTCTAGCTCTGTCATGTCAGCTTATGGTACCAACTAAATACATATTCTTATCCATGTTCATTAAGGGCCCTATGCAATCCCTGACTACTTAATAACAATGAAAGACAAAAACCACAGCCAAAATCCTGGAGAGCACAACCTGTTTGGAAACACGCTGAACATGTGCAGTGGTTGCTGGCAATTCAGATGATGAATTCATGACATCAGCCAGAAAATGTATCTTCAGGttaaataaaacttcaaacaACCAGCTTGTATAATCACTTTTAAGTCAATTCATGGAAAATGATAGACAGTCATTTTGGCCAAGAACTTTTCTCTCAATACAAGAGCAAATactcacagaaaagagaaaaaaatgcagcccAGAGGTTAACTGAGGGTTTAAACTCTTTGTACGTGAAAAAcagtacaagaaaaataaaatagaaataatgatTTCACATAAATATTTAGTATAAAAGCCTGTACAACTCTTTACCAGCTATATCATCCAGTTTTTTATCTGCAAGAGTGAAGCTAGATAAATAATGGAAACAATATTCAGCAGATAATTTTCTAAAAAACTGCAATGGAATTCATTGGGGGCATTATTTAATTGATGTTTCTGGTCTTGCTATCTTTGACATTGGTATGTTTACTATTGGAAGAAACAACATATATCAGTATAAGCTGTTTTTCACATGTACTGAATTCCCCAGCATGGG
The DNA window shown above is from Strix aluco isolate bStrAlu1 chromosome 1, bStrAlu1.hap1, whole genome shotgun sequence and carries:
- the LOC141924489 gene encoding leukocyte elastase inhibitor-like; translated protein: MENLHNANSRFALDLLRRFNETNPTGNVFFSPVSVSAALAMVLLGAKGNTEAQVLKTLHFDEVEDTHSRFQALTMDINRSNAPYLLRLANRLFGEKSYSFLPDFLTNTQKLYGADLATVDFLQAYDEARRGINQWVEEKTEGKIPNLLPEGSVDNMTRLVLVNAIYFKGNWAEKFKEANTTDVPFRLNKNERRTVKMMYQKNKFPFGYIPEVKIRVLELPYDGRELSMIILLPDDIEDDSTGLQKLEKQLTLEKLREWTRPEHLYSADVRVRLPKFKLEESYDLKSDLAAMGLLDVFDSGKADLSGMSGARDLFLSKIVHKAFVEVNEEGTEAAAATAGIAMLCMAIEEDFNADHPFLFFIRHNPTQSILFLGRYTSP